cagacgaggacgtaaactcaactcgttttttattcttaataactttgatggagactgaggacggagatgaactgcagcgatcaatcaagcggactagcagccctcagattagcagcgaacatgtttttaccggtaagattaacgttaatttattccacgaggaagacagggacagggataaatgtgatgtgtttatactagttattgataatcctgatggatgggtgtttcaccacggaggctgcgctccgtccactgtagtgtaaagcgagacaatcattaacaatattaaagctccgatgtatgattacgtgtgttaaaatgacgttatttatttatatgagcgtcggcgttcagagatcttctcattccggtgtgacagcagcagctggacccggtaacaccaccagcaaaagAAGCTGGTCGGGATCCGGACGTTTTAAcagtcagctttggtgtaaagtgaaacgctgtttacaacataaagttataaatccagaggggtgaatttaggaaaagtcagcaacatgtttacatcagtgaacagctgcagagagaacgtaagctaacgttggtaagctagttagcataccgctagatgcgctacttcttctgataactgaactgggcatggactagttgaaggaatgctggaggagttttgtttttgttttgattgcaaaaacaatttcaggctctacttttccctttgtttagtactcgtgtcgctcactggttacatgcttttgccgtccagcatggtggacccacgtgactaGGTGACGTCAGTACAAAGGGTCaaatggagccactaggataactccatttcatgcttcatgttttgactaccgcttcgagtttgttacgaacgctcccgcctctcttcttcttcttcttatttgtggtcttatggcacttgacaAACAAcactttggtgcattactgccaccaactggattggactggaatgacaaccaatcacttcctgtttgtgcatcagcgTCTTAAAGGAatggtccattgtggcattaacagaggggtgccagcagttagGGATaggggccccccaacataagggcccccaggcggccgccgacctatgcctaatggtaaaaacgCCACTGCTCAGAAGAACCCTGAAGCTGCGGTTCCCTACCTGCAGTTTAGTGTAGGAGGCGTTGACCAGTCCATTCCTCAGAACAGAGTGCCAGTTCTCTATATGGGAACCACTGGAGCCAGATGGACGAGGCAAGAGAAAAGAGAAATTCAACAAAAGCTTGTGGGAACTTAAAATCCTGTGCAACAGTTAGTGTTCGGAGCAAATCCCCGAGGGGAAAAACACCTTTTAAAGAAATGACAAAATAACTTATTCTGTTTGCTTTTCATGACTGTTGATCTCTTATTTAATTAATAagaaagaagtgtgtgtgtgtgtgtgtgtgcgtgagtgcgagtgtgtgtgtgtgtgtgtgtgtgtgtgtgtgtgcgtgtactgtatgcgtgtgtgtagggGGGTTATTACAGCTCTGTTTCTTAAACATGCACAGGAATGATCTTTTGTGAGTTCACTAAAACCAGCTTTTATACATGAATCTGTTGAAAACATGCAGCTCCAGCAGGGCAGCCTATCACTGCTGGCTGCTTCTCCAAATGTCTTCaaagaaaacagtaaaaataGTTTTATGATGATATTTTTGGAACATCTGAAACCAAAATCCTTTTTCCTACATCTTCAAACAGATAAAAACGTATTTTACCTAAAAACGGTGTTGTATCTGAAGGTTTTGCAGCCCTAAACCCACTCTGAGCACGTGCATGCTTGCATGAATCTAATCATATGAGAATAACGAGAGGGAAGCCAGGCTAAAGCACACTTTGGGCTTGTTTCGTTCAGAATGATTAAATCTGAAGCATCGACTTGCAGCAAAGAGAGACTGTTAGCTGTGCTTGTGTGTTGGTCGTACCATGCCAGTGCCCAGATGGGTGGCGTGTATCTAAAATATTCAGCAGAGCCCCATCTGCCACAGTACAAATCTGTCTCAAACACGATTATAGCTGGCTCCGTGTGCTGGCTATGAACGACGGTGTCCCTGTCCAAAAGAACGGCCGCGGCTAAACAGCCACGTCCCCGTTAGTCATGGTGTCGAGCTCCAAATGATCCTAACTCTGCTTTCCTTTTTAATCCAGACGACTAGGATCAACAGAACATTTTTACCTGAAACGTAATGCAGCAGAAGATTCAATTCAAAACCTGAGTGTGTTCGCGGGTCGACTCACTGGAAGGCGAAGGTGCTGCCATAGAGCTTCTTGGCAGTGCGAAAACGAGCTTCCTTGGCTGGGGGGCTGCTGAGCAGCAGGAACTGGTGGGACGTGTGCATGAACTTCAGTTGCTGTCACAATGACATCACAGAGAGGGACGAGGGTATGATTAAGAAAGGGAAAGTGCTTCTGGAAGCCAGCGGTCCTGGATTCTTACCCTGCTGAGAGGCAGTTTGACGATATGAGACCTGTTACTGGAAATGATCCTGCAAGCACAGACAGGGACGAGAGACGATTCAGTCCTGACTGAATCTGAAACTGAGTTGGGATTTTGTTTACACGCACACCGAGCTCTCTGATCagaaataaaacaccaaattatgCTTTTGGATCAGATTCCTGCACTCACCACTGTAGCAGGGGATGGGCCAAAGGGTCCAGCTTGTCCATCTGTTTCTTGATCTCCAGATATGAACCCTTTAACACATGAAGACAAGCTGCTGGTGGTTTGTTCTTCACACGAAGTCAGTGAGACTGTTTGTCAATGATCTACAACAGTTTGATCTAAAAAAGATGAACAGCCCACCAAACACTCAGGATCCCTCCCCCACCTCCTCCTTGTACCTGGGTCATTTCACGGATGGACATGACACTGTCCAGCGCTTTCTGCAGTCTCTCATAATTCTTCTTCTGTGTTCACCCGTTGAGCCAAACGTGTTGGGTCAGACgagaacagaaaaacaaacaaaacaacataAAAGAGTCTAAAATCACTTCAGTATGTGAAGGTTTCACTTTGATGTTTAAACCCTCCCAAAAGGGCGGCCGGTAGACCCAATCCCAGCCGTGAGGATGCTGACCTTCGGGTTGAACGCCAGAGTCTTGGGATCATTTGGATCAACGACTGATGGGTAAGGTTCAAAGATGATGCTCTTACGGGGAGACTCGAGTGCAGCTCGACACATAGCCACGAGTAGGTCCACCACCTGGAAAGAGACGTTTTCCAGCTCTTACTGACTCCTTTAGCCGGTTATTCTTCCTGATTTTCTTTTACTTTACTCCTGCTGTGGATCTGATTGCTGTGTTGACAGCAACAATTCGCAAAATGAGGGACAATAAATggatattctattttattctattctattctatgataagataagataaaatattatATCTGGTTCAATTCTATTCTATTTGCTTTGGAACTATTTGCTTTGGAACTATTTGCTTTGGTTCTATTTGCTTTGGAACTATTTGCTTTGGTTCTATTCTATTTGGTTTGGATCTATTTGGTTTGGATCTATTTGGTTTGGTTCTATTCTATTTGGTTTGGATCTATTTGGTTTGGATCTATTTGGTTTGATTCTATTTGGTTTGGATCTATTTGGTTTGATTCTATTTGGTTTGGATCTATTTGGTTTGGAACTATTTTCTTTGGTTCTATTCTATTCCAGTTGGTTCTATTTTATTATATTGGGTTTGGATCTatttttttctattctattctattcggtTCTATTCTATTCAATTTGGTTATGATCTATTTGGTTTGGATCTATTTGGTTCTATTCTATTTGGTTTGATTCAGTTTGTTTTGATTCTATTTGGTTTGGAACTATTTGCTTTGGTTCTATTATATTCTATTCTTTTTGGTTTGGATCTATttggttctattctattctatttggtTTGATTCTATTTGGTTTGGAACGATTTGCTTtgcttctattctattctatttggtTTGAGTCTATTTGGTTCTActatgttctattctattctgttctattgttTAGGATCTATTTGGTttgattctattctgttctattcagttctattctattctatttggtTAGGATCTATTTGGTTTggatctattctattctgttctattcggttctattctattctattactcAATTACCCTGAAACTCGTTAATTCACTGAGAGATGAATTGTGCCCGCTGCCTTTTATGAAGGAGTCTAATTTTGTGCCGAGAACTGACGGAGCTAAAGCGTTTCTGACGATCTCACTCACTCAGTGATGCTAAATCCCACCTGTCCAGTTAGTGCTCAGAGTGTGTGCTGTGCATAACTCCCAGCTAATAACACACTTAATGTTTTAGTCTGGGACGATTAGCTACAGCCAAGCTAAGAGTTGACACGATGTGTTTCCTTCTGATCTATTTAGtcaaacatgtaaaaaaaatctTTAGATAAGAAACTAAAATATTCATCTTCCTGGGTTAGACTTTTAGGAGTAAACAGGTCAACAGTTGTGGGttgtttggacaaaagcgtccaaataaataaacataaacatgcttCCATTACAGGACTCGTGTCAAAGCGTAAATCTCTTTTCCAGCTAACTCCAATAAATACAGTTTATAATATATTTATACAAACATTCAATTTTCTTACTGAGAACAGCAGAAACACTAATCGTTTAATTTGCCTTCATATGAAAGCCGTGCATCACTCATATTTGAATACATTTAAGgaacaaattcaaagatactttattaatcccagagggaaattagagcctcgtaagtcgtactctgggggggaAAGCTCTGTTCAGCATAAAGAATTCAACCAGAGTTTCACCGAAGCTATTGCAGGagattttttcatgttcagcctgcatgaaaaatgcaGATTGATCcattattatcagaaataatcattaaaaatggtttctcagtgaaggacctttACTCGTGAAAACTAGCGTTGTCCTTACCTTTTTAACTAAGTCCCTGTCTCTCCCTGAAAATATGTTCTTCATCTTATTCAGAAGAAAATTATTTCTAGAATAATCGTCTGCATTTGGCCAGAGCCTAAGTCACCGTTCAGCGATGCGTGACCTCTTCTGTTCATTCTACTGCTAAACGAACACACTGGGAAACCAGAGAACCTGCAGaagcaaataaaaatgaaaacatgtgaaaagttgtGTCTTTTGGGTTGTTCTTGCCTCCGCCCCTGTAGCCACCTCCTCTGCAGCTCCAGACATCACGCCCAGGGTGTAGAAGGAGAACACACACAGCTCCCTGGTGCAAACGGCAGGCTgcataaaaaacacacacatcccAAACAGGAAGAGGGCACACGAACGTTTACCGTGGGCTGCACTGCAGTAGAAATCTGTCTTTTCCTGTTCTCTGGTACCTTCAGCATGGACCCGTTCTGAAACACGTGCTGCTCGTCACAGACCACGCAGTACTCGTTAAGCGTGGGGATCCTCTGCTCCGAGTACTTCATTATCTGTCAGGGCAGAAGCACAGAGGAGTTCGTGATCAGATCACCCCCGTGAACTCCATCGTGTAGAGCAGCAAGGGCAGAAAAGTAAAACACTGAGATACAATATAAGCCATTTGTTTATCTAACGTCATCATGACCCAATGGCAGGAAGCACAAACGCTTGGACCTTCATCTCCTGAAGCTCTAACCTGCACTAAGAAGCCGTACTCCAGAGTAGGGATGTTCTTGCAGTGGCCGCCCGCCTGGGATGAGAAAAACAATTCAATCAGCTGCCTCGTGGTAATCTGCGCTGGGGCCCTGGCCGCCGGGACAGCCACAGTCTGATGAGTCAAGTGAAGACAAAGCATTATGGGAAAGGGCGCAGCAGCCATGTttcagtgggggtggggggtcgggGGTGACAACGACAGGTGGATCAGGTGGACTAAAACAGCAACATGAGCTTAAAACTGCAGCTACATTTCTTATCGGGGAGGTTACAAGCATCACAGACAAGATCCACACTCACCGGAGTCTTAAATAGACTAACGGATCAAAAGACATTTATTCCATTTTTTTGTTAAATTTCAGATCAAATGTAAATTTTTAAAAATGGAATTTTCTTATGAGGATTTTTATGTCCAAACCAACCTGGCTTCAAGTAAAAGGCTCCTAATTGTAACAACCTAGAATCATGtttgtggtaaatggcctgtatttgtcttCTAGcgtcctggagccccccaaggcactttacatacaatcagtcattcacccattcacaccctggtgctgatgagccacagctgccctgggggcacactggcagagacgaggctgctgtacactggcgccaccggtccctccgaccaccaccagcaggcagggtgggttaagtgtcttgctcaaggacacaacgacagagacaGGTTGAGcggagctcgaacctgcaaccttcctaaccctaaccctaaccctgatcaACCAAGGAgacttctgtcccactctgatttGCAGAATTGTCTGAAGTCAGCCACATTAGAAGCTCTTCCTAACCTCGTGGCATCAGCAGGTTTACCATTGGCTCGGCTAGGTAGGCGGGGCTAACACAGTTCTCTGTGTTTGTGTCGAGATGCTGGGCGGGCTGAGCGCCACTCTGGCAGAGCTTTTTAGTACGTTGAGCTGAGAAAGAGCAAAACAAAAACGACTGCGGCCGCTCAGGAGCGGCGCGTGTTTGAAACAGCTTAGGTAGCAGCTTCGGGCGCGGTAGACCTGAGCTTTAGAGACGGAGCAGACAGAGGAGCTGCTGGTTCAACGCTGTATGATGGACTGCCGGGCTGAGTAAGTCACGCTGGtattctgattggtcctagcgctatCCAGCTGTGatagatgataaatgacccgcactcgcatagcgcctttcagagtcagaggactccaaagcgctttacactacagtgcatcattcatccattcatcattcatccattcacacactgacggtGGTGAGCTACAGCACCGGTGTCAAacgccagtcctcgagggccgctatcccatgttttagtgtttcctgtttcaacacacctgatttcaatcagcaggtgatcaacaggcttctggagagcctgatgaggtgctgcacaggtgaatcaactgtcggagcagggaaacaacaaaaagatgcaggatcCCGCTGCTCGAGGACTGCAGTTTCACACcagtgagctacagtgtagccacagctgccccggggcgcactaacagaggcgaggctgccgagcgctggcgccactggtccctccaaggcagggcgggttaagtgtcttgcccaaggacacaacagcagaattatctgtccagagctgggatcgaacctgcaaccttctgattacaggacAACCCACTCCACGTCCTGAGCtgctgctaaccctaacccaaagccTAACCCATAATGCCTTTATAGTAGAACCACGACCTCTGACCTTAACTTTAAGAAAGCGAGGCCTGCGGTGCTGTAGATGTTGCTCTGGGTTTCGTGTTCTTGGAATGCTTTAGAATGTGTTCTCAGGCAGGTTCTACTGACGTAAAGGTTTGGCATTAACCAGGTCTGGGTGAAGCTGCTGATGCTGAACTCAGCTTTCTAAATCGTGCACccactctcaccctgtttgtcttTCACTAGGGTTACAGGGAGCTGGAGGCAGGGGACACCTGGGACAGGTCACCATTCCATCacagggccccacaaagacaaACAACCACTCACAGCCACACCTACACCACCACACCCTAATGTGCATGTTCTTCGTCtgagggaggaagctggagtactcaGAGAGAGACCCATGGGGAGAACAGCCTaagtccacgcagaaaggctgcaaccAGGATTTGATCCTGCAACCTTAACTGTGTCGCCATGTACCCTTCTCacaattattttaaaatgtaaattataCTGCTTACAGTAAttaggctgcttatactgagccaggatcctctggaggtttcttcctgttaaaagggagttttcctctccactgtcgctgcatgcttgcttagtatgaggattgctgtaaagactctgacactagtcagtgacttgatgcaacctgctgggttccttatataggaaacttgtaactgattggcttaatgaactgacctgtagtgGAATGAttatgtgtgaaggtccttgagacgactctggtcctgagttGGCGCTTTTTAATAAACTTGAAattaattgaactgaattgaactgaatataaTTGAACTGAAtataattgaactgaattgaactgaattgaactgaattgaactgaattgaaccgaACTGAATTGAaccgaactgaactgaattgaactgaactgaattgaactgaattgaattgaactgaattgaattgaactgaattgaactgaattgaattgaactgaattgaattgaactgaattgaactgaattgaattgaactgaattgaactgaattgaattgaactgaattgaattgaactgaattgaaatgaattgaactgaactgaattgaactgaactgaattggactgaactgaattgaactgaactgaattgaactgaactgaactgaattgaactgaactgaattgaactgaattgaactgaattgaactgaattgaattgaactgaattgaattgaattgaattgaactgaattgaattactgTTGCACACAGGGCCCACCAGGTTGGTTTGGAAAGTTTTGTTCCCTCAGTAACTGAAACTGAAGCTCTTTTTAAGTCTGACAGAAAACCTAAAGCAGACACGTCTCATAGATGCACATTAACTAGGTGTGTTACAGATTTCAGGTGTGATGTTCTAACCTGGCTGTTTGGTGGGTAGCTGAAGAGCTCCCCTTTGGAGTTCTTCATCGTACACGAGATGGAGCGGTTCATTAGGCGGGTCACTCTCAGCTCAGGGACACTTAGCTTCCCTTTTAAAACCGTGTCCTGGATCAGAGGGAAACTTGGAGACCTGGCAAATTCCAAACACACAGAGCTCAGAATCTGTTACAGAACTAGGTCCAGAGATTGTGATTAAATGGAACCAAAAGCAGCTGTAACGTTAGAAAGGTGCTTATACCTGGGTACAATTTCTGCTGTGGTCTCTCATCCCACATTAACATCAGGTCGCTAGGCTGAAATAAGTTTAGACAGCAGCTCCAGTCACTAACTCCTGGAAACCAGTGCTGACTTCCACCTCTACTCTCAGTGCACTATCCATGTACCCAGCTGTCAAAACAGCCCCGTTAGTAGCGCTGACCACCATCGCGTGGGCCAGGATTCGCTCCCTGTGCTCTCATAACTGTCAAAGCATCCAGACGGAGCCTGGGAAGAGGCTCTCCCCACGGGAACTTTTGTCACATTTTGAATGAAGCCAGTCCATGTGCCGTGTCAGAGCTTCCTTCTCCTGCTCATTTTCCACATTTGAGCTTTTTTCAGACAAAATCAGAGAATTGTATTACTTAGTGGTAAATCCAGAGCTGGCATTGTAAAACCTAACCACAACTAGAAGCTCTCTGCTTACAAAGCAAAGAAATAATTATGTTAATAACCAAGAAACATTAAAGGCCCATGGGAGAAGGAATGGGGACCTACTTAGGAATGGGGGAGAAGATGCTGAGCCCAGCACGGAACTTTTTGATGGTCCCCCCAGCTTTGAACCAGCTGTGCCTCTTCTCCTGCTGGGCCTTGAGGAACTCATTACTGAGGTGCTTCCACTGCTGGGAGGTGAACGTGCTCAGGATcctgccacaccataaaacaatcGGAGTTTTCTACATTTtattaatgaaaataaaaacgTATTCATTGTAAATCAGACCTTAAAAACAGGCTAAAACCGGCATTACCATCTCAGCAGGTGATTACATGTTCTTTGTGTCTGAACTTGTGTTTGTCTGTGGTGTTTGCAGAGAAAACTCACGAATCACCGGGAAGgttttcaattcaaattcaaaaaaactttattaatctcagagatcagacatgcatacatacacatgaAAAGGTTTTCATGAAACCTTCAACAAGGAATTACtgcttgattgattggttgattgattggttgattggttgattgattggttgattgattgattggttgattggttgattggttgattggttgattggttgattgattggttgattgattggttgattgattggttgattgattgattgattggttgattgattggttcCTACTGCATTAAGCACATTTGCTTACTTTTTGAGCTGCAGTCCCAGACTGAATCCATCTTTGTTTGAAGGCTGGAAAACATCTACTGATGGCTCTGAGTAAACAAAGATGACTAATGTTATTACACAataggctcacacacacacacacacacacacacacacacacacacacacacacgctttgtTTCACTCTCCCTCGTGTATAGCGCATACTGTGCTCCCCTCCCACGCTCGGTGAGTGGCACAAATACCCAACATCTCTCACTGAAAACCAACATctacactgacatctgcacttacCGGGTCCGTCGAGGTACTGGGAAAGAGAAAAGCGCAGTCTCAGGATAATGGGCTCTGTTCGGATAACTTTCCAAGCTGTGGCAACCTCCTCctgagtcagacacacacacacacacatgcatatacacatacacacacagagttagAAGCCTAATTAGGGCCATTTCTCATTACATGAATAACTTATGAGCAGCAGATGCATTATTAATGATGTTACTTCACAAAATGTCAACATTAGAATAGTAATGAGCAATGTCAGGGGAGGGGCTTGTGGTGTGCGGAGAATGCTGACTCACATCCAGGAAGCTGATGTTAATATGAAGATCGATGTCCACATCATCGATGGTTCCGTACTCCCTGTGCAGGGAAACCACAACAGAGACCTTAAACTCGCTTCTTTACACTGATGTTGTTCAGCTTTGCTGCCGGCGAACCAAGCTAACCCTGACCCAAGTTCACCAAGTCTCATTTCATTCCTAACACTGAgattttcagtgtgtgtgtgtgtgtgtgtgtgtgtgtgtgtgtgtgtgtgtgtgtgtgtgtgtgtgtgtgtgtgtgtgtgtgcgcgtgcgtgtgtgtgtgcgtgtgcgtgtgcgtgtgtgtgtgtgcgtgcgtgtgtgtgcgtgtgtgtgtgtgtgtgtgtgtgtgtgcgcgcgctctaCCTGACAGAGATAGCACTGTCGGTGTAGATGTCTTTCACAGCCTCTACGTCTGCGTCTAGCTGAGGGTGGCGGTACAGGTCAGCAGCACAGCTCCCCTGCAATAAGCAGCACTGGTCACAGTTATAGCAGCGAATGAATCCTCAGTGATTCCCAAAGGCTTCTTTAACTCATGCAACCCTAAGATGGGCGACCGAGGATGGTTGTAACACTTTTTGTTCGAGCAAATGTAACTCAGTGGTCCACCGTGGTAGAGAGCTCCACTTTTAACACGTGGTACCCATATTTGTCTGCTACAGATTGCATGCATTTGGGCTTCTACCACACGATCACAGATTAGTTAAATTACTGTTAAATTCAAAGAGGCATGTTGTAAGAACCCACCCCAGTACCGGGGGAGTTGTAACTGATGTAGCAGTGCAGTTATCCACAttaatgggcagcagtagctcaacaggttgagcgggttgcccagtaatcagaaggttgcaggttcaatcccggctccggacagagaattctgctgttgtgtccttgggcaagacacttaacccaccttgcctgctggtggtggtcagagggaccggtggcgcctgtgctcggcagcctcgcctctgtcagtgcgccccagggcagctgtggctacattgtagttcatcaccatcagtgtgtgaatggatgaatgattcactgtagtgtaaagcgttttggagtcctcactctgagaggcgctatacaagtgtgggtcatttatcatttatcatttaataaaTGTACTGAAACACGTACAACGCTGACATCTGATCCACTCTTCTCTGGCCTGAGCTACCAAAGTGCTGCAAGCCCAGACCTTTTCATCGTCGTCTGACGAGTCTGCATCTGATGTCATCAGGCTAAAGCCTTTCGATTGTCATTTTCTTCCTCTGATGGCTGTTTTATGCATCCGCCACCGAGGCATGATGCAAAACTGAGACCAGTGTAAAATGACAACATGGCAGGGAGAAGGCTGTGACATCTACCCACCCCATGCCAGCCTACCATTAAGAAGCTAACCATCTATAGCGTTTAGATTCAAAGCTAGCACTTATGCTAGATATGGAATGAAACTACTGGTTGAGCTTATGAAAGTCAAACAATTGTATCTATAACACAAAGGACATTATGTGCAAATACTCGTGATGAAAATGTTTACTTTCCTAactgaaaatgtgttttattcttcCAGAAAAGACTGTGAGACATGTGGCTTTGTTAGTGTGCTCAGTGGGCATCAACTGCATTGACGACATTAACGTAGCTCGCTTCTGATTGGTTAAACGGAGTGTTACAACCATCCCCAGTCTCCcctactctcacacacacacacacatgcacatgtacACACCACAACATCACAATATCGGTCATTTATGGCCTAACTCTTTATAAATAATGTCCTGAATGGAGAAACAAAGGATCGATGCACATGGAGAAACAAAGGATCGATGCACAAACGGCTAGGCTCCACAGTCAGGAACAAAGTGTAGTGCTGTCACCTCTAATCTCACAATGTCTCATTCACCATCTCTGATCTGTCGTTACACAGATGCTCAAAC
This genomic window from Nothobranchius furzeri strain GRZ-AD chromosome 9, NfurGRZ-RIMD1, whole genome shotgun sequence contains:
- the LOC139071863 gene encoding protein mono-ADP-ribosyltransferase PARP6 isoform X2, producing the protein MDIKGQCWTDEESDGENEPEQFLYGIQCCLLQGSCAADLYRHPQLDADVEAVKDIYTDSAISVREYGTIDDVDIDLHINISFLDEEVATAWKVIRTEPIILRLRFSLSQYLDGPEPSVDVFQPSNKDGFSLGLQLKKILSTFTSQQWKHLSNEFLKAQQEKRHSWFKAGGTIKKFRAGLSIFSPIPKSPSFPLIQDTVLKGKLSVPELRVTRLMNRSISCTMKNSKGELFSYPPNSQTVAVPAARAPAQITTRQLIELFFSSQAGGHCKNIPTLEYGFLVQIMKYSEQRIPTLNEYCVVCDEQHVFQNGSMLKPAVCTRELCVFSFYTLGVMSGAAEEVATGAEVVDLLVAMCRAALESPRKSIIFEPYPSVVDPNDPKTLAFNPKKNYERLQKALDSVMSIREMTQGSYLEIKKQMDKLDPLAHPLLQWIISSNRSHIVKLPLSRQLKFMHTSHQFLLLSSPPAKEARFRTAKKLYGSTFAFHGSHIENWHSVLRNGLVNASYTKLQLHGAAYGKGIYLSPISSISFGYSGMGKGQHRMPTKDELVQRYNRMNTIPQSRPIQSRFLQSRNLNCIALCEVITSKDLQKHGNIWVCPVSDHVCTRFFFVLGFFFSLGLIPTPMITHLERELDFFLTREMASLNH
- the LOC139071863 gene encoding protein mono-ADP-ribosyltransferase PARP6 isoform X4 codes for the protein MDIKGQCWTDEESDGENEPEQFLYGIQGSCAADLYRHPQLDADVEAVKDIYTDSAISVREYGTIDDVDIDLHINISFLDEEVATAWKVIRTEPIILRLRFSLSQYLDGPEPSVDVFQPSNKDGFSLGLQLKKILSTFTSQQWKHLSNEFLKAQQEKRHSWFKAGGTIKKFRAGLSIFSPIPKSPSFPLIQDTVLKGKLSVPELRVTRLMNRSISCTMKNSKGELFSYPPNSQTVAVPAARAPAQITTRQLIELFFSSQAGGHCKNIPTLEYGFLVQIMKYSEQRIPTLNEYCVVCDEQHVFQNGSMLKPAVCTRELCVFSFYTLGVMSGAAEEVATGAEVVDLLVAMCRAALESPRKSIIFEPYPSVVDPNDPKTLAFNPKKKNYERLQKALDSVMSIREMTQGSYLEIKKQMDKLDPLAHPLLQWIISSNRSHIVKLPLSRQLKFMHTSHQFLLLSSPPAKEARFRTAKKLYGSTFAFHGSHIENWHSVLRNGLVNASYTKLQLHGAAYGKGIYLSPISSISFGYSGMGKGQHRMPTKDELVQRYNRMNTIPQSRPIQSRFLQSRNLNCIALCEVITSKDLQKHGNIWVCPVSDHVCTRFFFVLGFFFSLGLIPTPMITHLERELDFFLTREMASLNH